In a single window of the Lynx canadensis isolate LIC74 chromosome E2, mLynCan4.pri.v2, whole genome shotgun sequence genome:
- the CCL17 gene encoding C-C motif chemokine 17 encodes MMSLKLLLLVMLLLGASLQVTHAARATNVGRECCLEYFKGAIPLRRLTGWYRTSGECSKDAIVFVTIHGKSICSDPKDPRVKKTVRYLQSIMNPVPQES; translated from the exons ATGATGTCCCtgaagctgctgctgctggtcatGCTCCTCCTGGGGGCTTCTCTGCAGGTCACCCATGCAG CTCGAGCAACCAACGTGGGCCGGGAGTGCTGCCTAGAGTACTTCAAAGGGGCCATCCCTCTCAGAAGGCTGACAGGGTGGTATAGGACCTCGGGGGAGTGTTCCAAAGACGCCATCGT GTTTGTAACTATCCATGGCAAGTCCATCTGTTCCGACCCCAAGGACCCCAGGGTGAAGAAGACAGTCAGATATTTGCAAAGCATCATGAACCCTGTGCCCCAGGAGTCCTGA